ATGCTACAGACAGCTTGGTTGATGGCCCTTCCTTTCTGTGGACCAAATACTATAGACCACTTTTTTTGTGATGGTCCTCCAGTGCTGAAACTAGTCACTCAGGATACAACCATGTATGAAATGCAAGCACTTGCTTCCACGCTACTATTTATCATGTTTCCCTTTTCCCTCATTTTGGTCTCTTATACCCGCATTATTATCACTATCCTGAGAATGTCCTCTGCTACTGGTCGCCAGAAGGCATTCTCTACTTGTTCATCACACCTCATTGTGGTATCCCTTTTCTATGGAACAGCCAGCTTGACCTACCTAAGGCCCAAATCCAACCAGTCCCCCGAGAGCAAGAAGCTAGTGTCATTGTCCTACACTGTCATCACTCCTATGTTAAACCCCATCATCTACAGCCTCAGGAACAATGAAGTGAAGGGCGCAGTCAAGAGGACATTTACTCGAAAAGTCTTGCAGAAGTTAGATGTGTTTTGAGTTCCATTGCATAGTGTTTCTAAACAAAGAAGAGACAGCAGAACCCACAGACAAAAGCTTAAAAGGAGTGCAAGATTAGCTCTGATTTTGTCAGTGTCACTTCTGTGATAGATAGGTCTCCGTGTATCAGTCAGAATCCCAGCAATAGACAGGGATAATTGAGAGAATATTTATGAGGGCTCTGTTTGTGAATTGGAGGGCAAGACTAGATAATTGTCACACAACTCATATGATGGAAATCCACAAGTCTTGATCTGAAGGGATAAGGAGAGGAAGTACTACCTGGAACCTGGAGGATGCTACAACTATATGTAAAGCCACACAACTGGAGCCCTGTTCTTTAGAGGAAAAAGGCAGCCATCCTGGTCTTATGCTATTCTTACTCTCTCAAATCTGCTGATGCCTGTTCTTCATCAAACCAAATCTGAGACACAGGACAAGAATTTTTGCCAATGCAGTATATAAAGGCCAGCCTTGTGGGGCACAGATCAGAATAGAAAAGTTATGAAgcataaatgaaaatattcaccAGAGACCCCTATATATTCTTCATATAATATGATGCAAATATAATCTTGTAATGTGCTTTAGGTAACGTTTAAAAAGATGCATTGAAAAGTGGAGACTTGTAGTTGCCAAGAATTCATGGTGCAAATTCTTTATATAGGTTGCTGCTTTAAATGAGGTTATATAATAAGATTACCTTCATATGAATATTTCATAATATGGTTCTGGATCTCTTTGATCATTGGCCTAATcatctattaatttttattttagtttttaaagattatttatttgagagagagaaagaggggtaggaggagggaaagagaatctcaggcagactccatgctgagtgcaaagcctgacagggggctcaatctcatgattctgaaatcatgacctgaaccaaaaaccAAGACTCctacactcaactgactgaggcatccagacttgcttattaatttttattaattagctGTTGCTCAGAATTTAAACAAGAAATACTTGCTTTCCACTATAGTAAAAGCAAGAATAGTGATAATAATAGCCCACATGATTTATCAAAGCATTAATAAATGCCCTCATGGggtgtccaggtggctcagtcagttgaacgttTGCCTttagttcagttcatgatcccagggtctttggatcgagtcctgcattgggctccctgctcaatggggagacaGCTTCTCACTatccttctgccctccccatgctcatgctctttctctctctctcaaataattaaataaaatcctaaaaaaatgtCCTTGCAACAATCCAGGTAGATcctattatacatttatttttcataaaagatGAATTAGGATCAGAAAATTTAAGAATCTTGACAAGGTAGGGTTGTTGAGAGGTAGTCACAGGAATTCAAATTCAGACCCGTCTACATTTGAAATTCaataatgttaatttcttaaaaaatctctAGGATATTTTCATCCTGATAAAGCACCACTTATACATGGGAATTTTGTCTGTAAGGCCATAAATGCCTTAAATCAActaagaagacaaaatgaaattgtGTCAAATGTAATTATGGAAAATTTAACATTCCCACTCTCATAAAGATATATATTGAATATCTAGTTTATACCAATAGTATCTGTTGCTCTAAGTCTTCATTAGCCaacatttttcttaattgtaTAGATTTTTCTTTAAGCAGTAACTAGCCTCTATCATTCTTGGTCAATAtttcagagaaatttaaaatcatcACAAATTTGcaatttgtcttatttattttaatttagttatgATTTCCAGAAGTTTATATCCATTGAGCATAATGGGAATTTGGGATATTTGGAAATATCAGTACCTTTAAGTCTTTCTCCTTTAATGTCCTTTTAATTGTTTAAGCTTAACTCACATATTCCAAATTAATGTTGCTAAATTAAGTGACCATTTGGTAAGACTATTGcaatggatttcttttcttttcttttcttttcttttcttttcttttctttttttcttttttaaatagatctatttatttatt
This DNA window, taken from Meles meles chromosome 7, mMelMel3.1 paternal haplotype, whole genome shotgun sequence, encodes the following:
- the LOC123947453 gene encoding olfactory receptor 10A7, with translation MICENHTRVTEFILLGFTNNLEMQVSLFILFLVIYTVTLLGNFLIITVTRMDPALQTPMYFFLRNLSLLEVCFTLVMVPKMLVDLVSPRKIISFVGCGIQMYFFFFFGSSECFLLSMMAYDRFVAIGNPLRYSVIMNRSLCLWMAVGSWMSGVPVSMLQTAWLMALPFCGPNTIDHFFCDGPPVLKLVTQDTTMYEMQALASTLLFIMFPFSLILVSYTRIIITILRMSSATGRQKAFSTCSSHLIVVSLFYGTASLTYLRPKSNQSPESKKLVSLSYTVITPMLNPIIYSLRNNEVKGAVKRTFTRKVLQKLDVF